In Sphingobacterium zeae, one genomic interval encodes:
- the lysS gene encoding lysine--tRNA ligase — protein sequence MSTVLSEQEQLRRQAMQSLLDMGIDPFPANEFVVNAHAADILENYDRDKLNYKNITLAGRIMSRRVMGSASFFEIQDSTGRIQAYIKRDDICPDENKDLYNVVFKKLLDIGDIVGIKGYVFTTQTEAIAVHVEQLTVLSKSLRPLPVVKSAEGKTFDAFTDPEQRYRMRYVDLIVNPGNKDIFIKRTKLFNAMRQFFNDAGYMEVETPVLQSIPGGAAARPFITHHNALDIPLYLRIANELYLKRLIVGGFDGVYEFSKNFRNEGMDRTHNPEFTAMEIYVAYKDYNWMMDFTERLLEHCASAVNGTTEVTFGTHKIDFKAPYKRISMTDSIKEFTGFDITGKSEDEIRIAAKGMGIDVNETMGKGKLIDEIFGAKCEGNYIQPTFITDYPKEMSPLTKKHRDNPDLTERFELMVCGKEIANAYSELNDPIDQRERFEEQLRLSEKGDDEAMFIDQDFLRSLEYGMPPTSGLGIGMDRLIMFLTDNASIQEVLFFPQMRPEKVARVAEIQDYEQLGIPAVWVPALQKMGFTTIEALKEANPNKVFNDLGGMRKKLKLDINMPTKDEVFAWFN from the coding sequence ATGAGTACTGTATTATCCGAACAGGAACAACTTAGAAGACAAGCGATGCAATCGTTGTTGGACATGGGAATTGACCCATTTCCAGCGAATGAATTTGTCGTTAATGCACATGCTGCTGATATTTTAGAAAATTACGATAGAGATAAATTGAATTACAAGAACATTACCCTAGCTGGTCGCATTATGAGCCGTCGCGTCATGGGAAGTGCTTCATTTTTTGAAATTCAAGATTCTACTGGCCGTATTCAAGCTTATATTAAACGGGATGACATTTGCCCGGACGAGAATAAGGATTTATACAACGTAGTTTTTAAAAAACTGTTGGATATTGGTGATATCGTCGGTATCAAAGGCTATGTCTTCACAACGCAAACTGAAGCGATTGCAGTGCACGTAGAACAACTTACTGTTTTATCCAAATCGCTACGACCGCTACCCGTTGTCAAATCTGCTGAAGGAAAAACTTTCGATGCCTTTACAGATCCTGAACAACGCTATAGAATGCGCTATGTCGATTTGATTGTCAATCCAGGTAATAAAGATATATTTATAAAACGGACCAAACTCTTCAATGCAATGCGTCAGTTCTTTAACGATGCAGGTTACATGGAAGTAGAAACACCAGTTTTACAGTCTATTCCCGGTGGAGCAGCAGCGCGTCCATTTATAACCCACCACAATGCGTTGGATATTCCATTATACCTTCGCATTGCTAACGAGTTATATTTAAAAAGATTGATCGTAGGAGGATTTGACGGTGTGTATGAATTTTCTAAAAACTTCCGCAACGAAGGAATGGACCGCACACATAATCCCGAATTCACAGCGATGGAGATTTATGTAGCGTATAAAGACTACAATTGGATGATGGATTTTACGGAACGTCTTTTGGAACACTGTGCATCAGCCGTCAACGGAACAACTGAAGTTACGTTCGGTACCCATAAAATTGACTTTAAAGCCCCATATAAACGTATCTCGATGACAGATTCTATCAAAGAATTTACTGGATTCGATATTACTGGAAAATCTGAAGATGAAATTCGTATCGCTGCTAAAGGAATGGGTATTGATGTGAATGAAACGATGGGAAAAGGTAAATTAATAGACGAAATTTTTGGTGCGAAGTGCGAAGGCAACTACATTCAACCTACTTTCATCACGGATTATCCTAAAGAAATGTCTCCTTTGACCAAAAAACATCGAGATAATCCTGATTTAACAGAGCGTTTTGAGCTGATGGTCTGCGGAAAAGAGATCGCCAATGCGTATTCGGAGTTAAATGATCCGATTGATCAACGTGAACGTTTTGAAGAACAATTGCGCCTTTCCGAAAAGGGGGATGACGAAGCAATGTTTATTGATCAGGATTTCTTACGTTCACTCGAATATGGTATGCCACCTACTTCTGGACTTGGTATTGGAATGGATCGTTTGATTATGTTCCTGACAGACAATGCCTCCATTCAAGAAGTTCTTTTCTTTCCACAAATGCGGCCAGAAAAAGTTGCTCGAGTGGCCGAAATACAAGATTACGAGCAGCTAGGTATTCCTGCGGTATGGGTACCAGCACTGCAAAAAATGGGTTTTACAACCATTGAAGCTTTAAAAGAGGCAAATCCAAATAAGGTATTTAACGACCTTGGCGGTATGCGTAAAAAACTTAAACTAGATATCAATATGCCCACAAAAGACGAGGTATTTGCTTGGTTCAATTAA